In Chitinophaga nivalis, a single genomic region encodes these proteins:
- a CDS encoding RagB/SusD family nutrient uptake outer membrane protein, with amino-acid sequence MKTLKYVGMVALMMAGVFGGCKKSFLERNPYGALTEEIIANKAGVNYLLIGAYAALDGQQNGRALGGAGDPWTAAPTNWIYGSVVGGESHKGSNAGDQEPINAIAAGTSNSTNAFFNSKWKAVFEGVSRCNLTLIKMKEATDMSPEERVQVEAEVRFLRGHYYFELKRFFNKVPYITDTTTDVRVANDKDIWPYIEADFKYAMEKLPPKQAEVARANKWAAQVYLAKTYLYQKKYQEAYTLFDDAIKNGRTSNDLPYGLTPRFEDNFDAAKKNNQESVFAIQMTANDGTNTIANANAGDMLNFPYDKSPFNCCGFFQPSQDLVNSYRVNELGLPYLDDYNKHGVKSDMGLSSGAAFVADADPLDPRLDWTVGRRNIPYHDWGYHPGADWLRDQSYGGPYSPKKMVYWKVDQDKYKDAHSWAPGSAINVLLIRFSDVLLMTAECAAQLNDLGTAMTLVNRVRSRMKDNPANWLHDYKPGTTEFNPNKLAANYKIELYTSFPDKGYALKAIYFERKLELANEGHRFFDLSRWGIADQVMNAYYAFESKITPDLNGANFTKGRNEYFPVPQRQIDLTLKDGKPVLTQNAGY; translated from the coding sequence ATGAAAACATTAAAATATGTGGGCATGGTGGCCCTGATGATGGCCGGCGTATTCGGTGGTTGTAAAAAAAGTTTTCTGGAACGGAATCCTTATGGTGCACTGACAGAAGAAATTATTGCGAATAAAGCAGGGGTGAATTACTTGTTGATAGGCGCCTATGCGGCACTCGACGGACAGCAAAACGGGCGTGCTTTGGGTGGCGCGGGTGATCCCTGGACTGCCGCGCCTACCAACTGGATCTATGGCAGCGTGGTAGGTGGCGAATCTCACAAAGGCAGTAATGCCGGAGATCAGGAGCCCATCAATGCGATTGCTGCCGGAACATCCAATTCCACCAATGCCTTTTTTAATTCCAAATGGAAAGCAGTATTTGAAGGCGTGAGCCGTTGTAATCTTACCCTCATAAAAATGAAGGAAGCAACGGATATGAGTCCGGAGGAAAGAGTACAGGTAGAAGCAGAAGTCCGTTTTTTAAGAGGGCACTATTATTTTGAACTGAAAAGGTTCTTTAATAAGGTGCCTTACATTACAGATACCACTACCGATGTAAGAGTAGCCAACGATAAAGATATCTGGCCTTACATAGAAGCGGATTTTAAATATGCGATGGAGAAGCTGCCGCCTAAACAGGCGGAGGTGGCGCGGGCCAACAAATGGGCCGCACAGGTATATCTGGCCAAAACCTATCTCTATCAGAAAAAATACCAGGAAGCCTATACGTTGTTTGACGATGCGATCAAAAACGGCCGTACCAGCAATGACTTACCTTATGGCCTGACGCCGCGCTTTGAAGATAACTTCGATGCCGCCAAAAAGAATAATCAGGAATCCGTATTTGCGATCCAGATGACGGCCAATGATGGTACCAACACCATCGCCAATGCCAATGCGGGAGATATGCTGAACTTTCCTTATGACAAAAGCCCTTTTAATTGCTGCGGTTTCTTCCAGCCTTCCCAGGATCTGGTGAACTCTTACCGGGTAAATGAACTGGGATTACCTTACCTGGATGATTACAATAAACATGGCGTGAAGTCCGATATGGGCCTGTCTTCCGGTGCTGCATTCGTAGCAGATGCCGATCCGCTGGATCCCCGGCTCGACTGGACAGTCGGCCGTCGTAATATTCCATACCACGATTGGGGTTATCATCCGGGTGCCGACTGGTTAAGAGATCAGTCTTACGGTGGTCCGTATTCTCCTAAGAAAATGGTGTACTGGAAAGTAGATCAGGATAAGTATAAAGATGCACATTCCTGGGCGCCGGGATCTGCCATCAATGTATTACTGATCCGTTTCTCTGATGTATTGCTGATGACCGCAGAATGTGCTGCCCAGTTAAATGACCTGGGTACCGCCATGACATTGGTGAACAGGGTACGCAGCCGGATGAAGGATAACCCCGCAAACTGGTTACATGATTATAAACCTGGTACAACGGAATTTAATCCCAATAAACTGGCAGCTAATTACAAGATAGAATTGTATACCAGTTTCCCGGATAAAGGATATGCCCTGAAGGCTATCTATTTTGAACGGAAACTGGAGCTGGCCAATGAAGGACATCGTTTCTTTGACCTGTCCCGCTGGGGAATTGCTGATCAGGTAATGAATGCCTACTACGCTTTCGAGAGTAAAATAACGCCGGATTTAAACGGGGCGAACTTCACCAAGGGACGGAATGAATACTTCCCGGTGCCACAGCGCCAGATAGACCTCACCCTGAAAGACGGAAAACCGGTATTAACACAGAATGCAGGATACTAA
- a CDS encoding VCBS repeat-containing protein — protein sequence MRKAIYIGLVIIVGCQLREKEEKGKVLADKYCSGCHLPVAPALLDKETWIKHVLPAMAPRLGIHVWGEYQYYPPMPGEPQGLITFNDWTTLVEYYQRQAPERLTPAKPPVALQHDSSFFSIIRPVVKDSAVVAATTLVSFHPGSSDIFTSDGNDNSLIRWNMAGQSLYKRRLPSPATDILYLPDQPGQAPQAILTEIGNVRALESPAGIVTRINLADTSRQQDLMPFLRRPVQTLAADFDRDGLTDLLVCAFGHNRGGLYWLKQLPGQQYRQETIAEVPGAIHAETGDFNQDGYTDIMVLFAAGDEGIWLYENNRKGGFTGANILRFPPLYGSTGFQLTDINQDGKPDILYTCGDNADYSTILKPYHGIYIYLNEGNHKYRQAWFYPVNGCTKAVAADFNQDGKMDIASIAFFADLKNNPGEKFILFEGDDRPLSFTPHALPIEKEGHWICMDVKDQDQDGDLDIILGNYAAGFIILQDYQPDWKEYQPFIVLRNNTRRQR from the coding sequence ATGAGAAAGGCGATATATATCGGACTGGTAATAATCGTAGGGTGCCAGCTGCGTGAAAAGGAAGAGAAAGGAAAAGTGCTGGCAGATAAATATTGTTCCGGTTGTCACCTGCCGGTGGCGCCGGCCTTACTGGATAAGGAAACCTGGATCAAACATGTATTGCCGGCGATGGCGCCCAGGCTGGGGATTCATGTGTGGGGAGAGTACCAGTATTATCCGCCTATGCCGGGCGAGCCACAGGGGTTGATTACATTTAATGACTGGACTACCCTGGTGGAATATTATCAGCGGCAGGCGCCGGAGCGGCTGACACCCGCAAAGCCACCGGTGGCCTTGCAGCACGACAGCAGTTTTTTCAGCATCATCCGGCCGGTAGTAAAAGACAGTGCCGTGGTAGCAGCTACTACGCTGGTATCTTTTCATCCGGGTAGCAGCGATATTTTTACCAGCGATGGAAATGATAATAGCCTGATAAGATGGAATATGGCCGGACAGTCGCTGTATAAGCGGCGATTGCCGTCGCCTGCTACGGATATCCTGTATCTGCCGGATCAGCCAGGCCAGGCGCCGCAGGCTATTCTTACAGAGATCGGTAATGTGCGGGCATTGGAATCTCCGGCAGGTATTGTAACGCGTATCAACCTGGCAGATACCAGCCGGCAACAAGACCTGATGCCTTTTCTCAGACGCCCGGTACAAACGCTGGCAGCCGACTTTGACCGGGATGGATTAACAGATTTGCTGGTGTGCGCCTTTGGCCACAACCGGGGCGGGTTATACTGGTTGAAACAATTACCGGGGCAACAGTATCGCCAGGAAACCATTGCAGAAGTGCCGGGTGCTATTCATGCCGAAACCGGCGATTTCAACCAGGATGGCTATACAGATATAATGGTATTGTTTGCTGCTGGTGATGAAGGTATCTGGCTATACGAAAATAACCGGAAGGGTGGATTCACAGGTGCCAACATCCTGCGGTTTCCGCCACTGTATGGTTCTACCGGTTTTCAGCTGACGGATATCAATCAGGATGGTAAACCAGATATACTTTATACCTGCGGCGATAATGCGGATTATTCCACGATCCTTAAACCTTATCATGGTATCTATATATACCTGAATGAAGGCAACCACAAATATCGTCAGGCCTGGTTTTATCCGGTCAATGGCTGTACAAAAGCAGTAGCCGCAGATTTTAACCAGGATGGGAAGATGGATATTGCCAGCATCGCTTTTTTCGCTGATCTGAAAAATAACCCGGGCGAAAAATTTATATTATTTGAAGGGGATGACCGGCCGCTATCCTTTACGCCACACGCCCTCCCTATTGAAAAAGAAGGTCACTGGATTTGTATGGATGTGAAGGATCAGGACCAGGATGGCGACCTCGATATTATACTAGGAAACTATGCGGCAGGATTTATTATATTGCAGGATTATCAGCCGGATTGGAAAGAATACCAACCATTTATAGTATTACGGAACAACACCCGGCGGCAACGCTAA
- a CDS encoding EboA domain-containing protein, giving the protein MAPYVYDQQQMSVWLWAVIRRNGHEKGNEWLAQRWQLHQETATVAQFNQTFTAIPRFTGKHTITITQEEHQLLQEAVPGFFVQGWTLDRLARVWWLLQLAVTDKTIYLDTLDKLFKAAEMNELAALYSALPLLPWPEEWIARTTEGIRSNIGIVQAAIMQQNPYPAQYLPEPAWNQLVMKAIFTEKNIHLITGLDGRANATLALMLTDFAHERWAAGRTVDPLQWRMLTHFTTAANLPDIIRVLQSAVSAEREAAALVCAGSTYAPAKALLLQVPDIAAEIAAGTLTWQSVADKTTRS; this is encoded by the coding sequence GTGGCACCATATGTATATGATCAGCAGCAGATGAGTGTGTGGTTGTGGGCTGTTATCCGGCGTAATGGTCATGAGAAAGGAAACGAATGGTTAGCACAGCGCTGGCAGCTGCATCAGGAAACCGCTACAGTGGCGCAGTTCAATCAAACCTTTACGGCGATACCCCGCTTTACCGGAAAACATACCATCACCATTACACAGGAGGAACACCAGTTATTACAGGAAGCTGTTCCCGGGTTTTTCGTACAGGGCTGGACGTTAGACAGACTTGCCAGGGTCTGGTGGTTGTTACAATTGGCGGTCACAGATAAAACGATTTATCTTGATACACTTGATAAGCTGTTTAAAGCTGCCGAGATGAATGAGCTGGCCGCTTTATACAGCGCATTGCCACTGCTCCCGTGGCCGGAAGAATGGATCGCCCGCACCACGGAAGGCATCCGGTCTAATATAGGTATTGTACAGGCTGCCATTATGCAGCAAAACCCTTATCCGGCGCAATATCTGCCGGAACCTGCGTGGAACCAGCTGGTCATGAAAGCCATCTTCACCGAAAAAAATATTCATCTCATTACAGGCCTCGATGGCCGCGCCAATGCCACGCTGGCATTGATGCTAACAGACTTCGCACACGAACGCTGGGCAGCCGGCAGAACGGTAGATCCTTTGCAGTGGCGGATGCTTACCCATTTTACAACTGCTGCTAACCTGCCCGATATCATCCGGGTATTACAGTCTGCCGTCAGTGCCGAAAGAGAAGCCGCTGCCCTGGTATGTGCCGGTAGTACCTATGCACCTGCAAAAGCATTGCTGTTGCAGGTACCGGACATTGCTGCGGAAATAGCCGCCGGTACCCTCACCTGGCAATCCGTTGCCGATAAAACAACCCGATCGTAA
- a CDS encoding TatD family hydrolase, translated as MCGIHDLTEKDLQPLPYTPAYLDKIKGMRFFDPHVHMSARTTDDYQAMADAGVVALIEPAFWLGQPRTGIDTFRDYFSSLLGWERFRASQFGIKHYCTIGLNSKEANNEALAEAVMEILPQFIYKEGVVGVGEIGFDDQTPLEEKYYRAQLELAKEAGLPVQIHTPHRDKKRGTQRSMDIALEHGLPPHMIIVDHNNEETVKEVLDRGFWAAFTIYPFTKMGNERMVAIVQQYGSERIMVNSAADWGISDPLAVPKTAALMHESGIDLNDIHLVTYSNAVTAFAQSGQINEDDFNIAGNIDQREKFNGSTILRGGQQPRVDKNTTIIR; from the coding sequence ATGTGCGGTATCCATGACTTAACAGAAAAAGATCTTCAGCCATTACCTTATACACCGGCGTATCTTGATAAAATAAAAGGCATGCGTTTCTTTGATCCGCATGTACATATGTCTGCCCGTACTACCGACGACTATCAGGCGATGGCCGATGCCGGCGTAGTCGCGCTTATTGAACCGGCTTTCTGGCTGGGACAACCACGTACCGGCATTGATACTTTCCGCGATTATTTCAGCAGCCTGCTGGGGTGGGAACGTTTCCGGGCTTCTCAGTTTGGTATCAAACATTATTGTACCATCGGACTCAATTCCAAGGAAGCCAATAACGAAGCGCTCGCAGAAGCCGTGATGGAAATACTGCCTCAGTTTATTTATAAAGAAGGTGTCGTAGGGGTAGGTGAAATCGGTTTCGATGACCAGACCCCGCTGGAAGAAAAGTATTATCGCGCACAGCTGGAGCTGGCGAAGGAAGCCGGATTACCGGTGCAGATCCATACCCCGCACCGCGATAAAAAAAGAGGTACACAACGTAGTATGGACATTGCCCTGGAACATGGGCTGCCGCCTCACATGATCATTGTAGATCATAATAATGAGGAAACCGTTAAAGAAGTGCTGGATCGCGGCTTCTGGGCTGCATTTACCATCTACCCTTTTACCAAAATGGGAAATGAGCGCATGGTGGCTATCGTACAGCAGTACGGGAGCGAACGTATCATGGTCAACTCCGCCGCAGACTGGGGAATCAGCGATCCGCTGGCAGTACCCAAAACGGCTGCTTTAATGCACGAAAGTGGTATTGACTTGAATGATATTCATTTGGTAACTTACAGCAATGCTGTCACTGCATTTGCGCAAAGTGGTCAGATAAATGAAGATGACTTTAACATCGCGGGAAATATTGATCAGCGCGAAAAATTTAACGGGAGTACAATTTTGCGCGGCGGGCAACAGCCCAGAGTCGATAAAAACACAACCATCATTCGGTAA
- the eboC gene encoding UbiA-like protein EboC (EboC, a homolog the polyprenyltransferase UbiA, belongs to system of proteins involved in the trafficking of precursor metabolites to an extracytoplasmic compartment so that the biosynthesis of certain natural products, such as scytonemin, can be completed.): MRPANIITAIADILAGIAISGYFINVNFEVYTLDFTLPVVCLCLATMGLYGGGVVFNDVFDATLDATERPERPIPSGIISKTQGIILGSYLLLVGILSAFAVGRLGGYSGWLAIGIAVSALVYNRWGKHHAFLGPLNMGLCRGLNLLLGISIVPDALEKYWWMGCIPVVYIAAVTNISRGEVHGGTAKNIRITAICYAAVYIAMGVLAFLHHRLWTALPFILFFAAMINIPLIKAFKNPVGPNIGKAVKAGIIALIVMNAAWVAAFAQVPFALSVLLLLPVSIGLGKLFAIT, from the coding sequence ATGCGACCAGCCAATATCATTACTGCTATTGCAGATATACTGGCGGGTATCGCTATCTCCGGATATTTTATAAATGTGAACTTTGAAGTATATACACTTGATTTCACACTTCCGGTAGTCTGCCTATGTCTGGCTACTATGGGATTATATGGCGGCGGTGTCGTATTCAATGATGTATTTGATGCAACACTGGACGCAACGGAACGCCCGGAAAGACCTATTCCCAGCGGTATTATCTCTAAAACGCAGGGTATCATACTGGGATCTTATTTGTTATTGGTAGGCATCCTGTCTGCTTTCGCCGTGGGCCGTCTGGGAGGCTATTCCGGTTGGCTGGCCATTGGCATTGCGGTGAGTGCCCTGGTATATAACCGGTGGGGAAAACACCATGCTTTCCTGGGGCCACTGAATATGGGCCTTTGCCGTGGGCTGAACCTATTGCTGGGTATCAGTATAGTACCGGATGCCCTGGAAAAATACTGGTGGATGGGATGTATTCCGGTGGTATATATTGCTGCCGTTACCAATATCAGCCGGGGCGAAGTACATGGTGGTACGGCTAAGAATATCCGTATTACAGCGATATGTTATGCCGCTGTATATATTGCCATGGGCGTATTGGCATTCCTGCATCACAGGCTGTGGACCGCTCTCCCCTTTATCCTGTTTTTTGCTGCGATGATAAATATTCCATTGATCAAAGCATTCAAAAATCCGGTAGGCCCCAATATCGGGAAGGCAGTAAAAGCAGGTATCATTGCGCTCATCGTGATGAATGCCGCCTGGGTAGCCGCTTTCGCACAGGTACCTTTTGCCTTGTCTGTATTGTTGTTGTTACCTGTGTCTATCGGACTGGGTAAATTATTTGCGATTACCTGA
- a CDS encoding response regulator, producing the protein MNMQIKLAITDDHLLVISGLKAMLAPYPHISVVYESNMAATLLKALDAVHPDVLLLDIQMPEINGVELCKQVHKIHPQVKILAFTNFMESHYVKQMLRNGATGYLLKNTDQQTLIHAIEQVNAGEQFLDSTLKTALLHEMITGQKQTGYDIILTRREKEILQLIANEHSNQEIAEMLYISLRTVETHRLNLTQKLGVKNTAGLVKAAMRRGLID; encoded by the coding sequence ATGAACATGCAAATTAAACTGGCTATTACCGACGATCACCTGCTGGTTATCAGTGGCCTCAAGGCCATGCTGGCACCATATCCTCACATATCTGTTGTTTACGAAAGCAATATGGCCGCTACCTTGCTGAAAGCATTGGATGCGGTACATCCTGATGTACTGTTACTCGATATACAAATGCCGGAAATCAACGGCGTAGAACTATGTAAACAGGTACACAAAATTCACCCCCAGGTAAAGATCCTCGCTTTCACCAATTTCATGGAATCACATTACGTGAAACAAATGCTGCGCAACGGCGCTACCGGCTACCTGCTTAAAAATACGGACCAGCAAACCCTCATACACGCTATTGAACAAGTTAATGCCGGCGAACAATTCCTGGACAGTACCCTCAAAACAGCATTATTACATGAAATGATTACCGGTCAGAAACAAACCGGTTACGATATTATTCTTACGCGGAGAGAAAAAGAAATCCTGCAGCTCATCGCCAATGAACATTCCAATCAGGAAATTGCAGAAATGCTCTATATCAGTTTACGTACAGTAGAAACACACCGGTTAAACCTCACCCAGAAGTTAGGTGTAAAAAACACGGCCGGACTGGTAAAAGCAGCCATGCGACGGGGATTGATAGATTAA
- a CDS encoding tetratricopeptide repeat-containing sensor histidine kinase: protein MTALCIPQQPGIRPAMLIPAPNASKVVVTDTVAASFPAVSARAPGYTRGIAGFAHRYLQAPDIPHTGYLVLNQVYQAFHMLQRWDTLAGNAAHTYRPSGNLPAATAHYLLALQQAEKAGDNLFAGAMTNYLATVFITLQDYRKAYDYAGNAYRHGSSIHSKPQMAAALISMGHCAMQLQTNQSGESYFRQAIQLGRESGDSTLILEGLIHLAQMYSRQAAPTIALATYHSAWAVAQHDPASPYLASIYLGFGQQLLQLRQYAAATRYIDQAIGLAQQQPAGEVLLQAYLAASELKAARQQYAAAFALRKTYEHLHDSLTGDVTRKNVQQLEIQYQSEKKDRDLAEKKLLLTQKDLLLQQKNLWLILFLIGLILLLVVVFVVWQRFRHRYRLQQQQLQTLEAAKALQVLEALMQGEEKERERLSRDLHDGIGGMLSAVKMHFSALRQEHTCLQENGAYLHTLHMLDNAIGEVRKTAHNLMPEVLNSMGLANALAFFCNNVSHHRQLDVRFYTDGRLQRFKAGFELSVYRIVQELVNNIIKHAHATTAIVQITQHRELLSITVEDNGRGFRQQAAEYTGMGLHHLASRITALNGTLDMTTVADQGTTVYMEFNVAVMQPLEL from the coding sequence ATGACTGCGCTATGTATCCCTCAACAGCCAGGCATACGGCCGGCCATGCTCATTCCTGCTCCCAACGCATCCAAAGTGGTGGTTACCGACACGGTTGCTGCTTCCTTTCCAGCTGTATCTGCCAGAGCGCCGGGATACACCCGTGGTATCGCTGGTTTTGCCCATCGGTACCTGCAGGCGCCGGACATCCCTCATACCGGTTACCTGGTATTAAATCAGGTATACCAGGCTTTCCATATGCTCCAGCGTTGGGATACGCTGGCCGGCAATGCCGCACATACCTACCGGCCATCCGGCAACTTACCGGCTGCTACCGCGCATTATTTATTGGCGCTGCAACAGGCGGAAAAAGCCGGCGACAACCTGTTTGCCGGCGCCATGACCAACTACCTCGCGACAGTTTTTATCACCCTGCAGGATTACCGGAAAGCATATGATTACGCAGGTAATGCCTACCGGCATGGCAGCAGCATCCACAGCAAACCACAGATGGCGGCAGCCCTTATCAGCATGGGGCATTGTGCCATGCAGCTGCAAACCAACCAGTCGGGGGAAAGCTATTTCCGACAAGCTATTCAGCTGGGAAGGGAATCCGGCGACAGCACCCTGATACTGGAAGGCCTGATTCATCTGGCCCAGATGTATAGCCGGCAGGCAGCTCCCACTATTGCACTCGCCACCTATCACAGTGCGTGGGCTGTTGCACAACATGATCCCGCCAGCCCTTACCTGGCCAGCATTTATCTGGGCTTTGGTCAGCAATTGCTGCAACTCCGCCAATATGCAGCTGCCACCCGTTACATCGATCAGGCCATTGGCCTCGCGCAACAGCAACCTGCCGGCGAGGTGTTGCTACAGGCCTATCTTGCCGCATCAGAGCTGAAAGCTGCCCGTCAACAGTATGCGGCAGCCTTTGCGTTACGCAAGACCTATGAACACCTGCATGATTCTTTAACCGGTGATGTCACCCGTAAAAATGTACAGCAGCTGGAGATACAATACCAGTCTGAGAAAAAAGACCGCGACCTGGCAGAGAAAAAATTGCTGCTGACACAAAAGGATTTATTGCTGCAACAGAAAAACCTGTGGCTCATTTTATTTCTCATTGGTCTCATTCTCTTACTGGTAGTTGTTTTCGTAGTATGGCAACGGTTCCGGCACCGGTATCGCCTGCAACAACAACAGCTGCAAACCCTGGAAGCCGCCAAAGCATTGCAGGTACTGGAGGCGCTGATGCAGGGAGAAGAAAAAGAAAGAGAACGGCTTTCCCGCGACCTCCATGATGGCATCGGCGGTATGCTATCCGCCGTAAAAATGCATTTCAGTGCGCTCCGGCAGGAACATACCTGTTTACAGGAAAATGGCGCTTATCTGCACACCCTGCACATGCTGGACAATGCCATCGGGGAAGTACGTAAAACCGCCCATAACCTGATGCCGGAAGTGTTGAACAGCATGGGACTGGCCAATGCGCTGGCATTCTTCTGTAACAATGTCAGTCATCACAGGCAACTGGATGTCCGTTTTTATACAGACGGGCGGCTGCAACGATTTAAAGCCGGCTTTGAATTATCTGTATACCGTATCGTACAGGAACTGGTCAATAACATTATCAAACACGCACATGCCACCACAGCAATTGTTCAGATTACACAACACCGGGAACTTTTGAGCATAACCGTAGAAGACAATGGCCGGGGATTCCGGCAGCAGGCAGCTGAATACACCGGAATGGGCCTGCACCACCTTGCCTCCCGGATCACCGCCTTAAATGGCACCCTCGACATGACCACAGTGGCAGACCAAGGCACCACTGTTTACATGGAATTCAATGTAGCCGTTATGCAACCATTGGAGTTGTAA